The Planifilum fimeticola nucleotide sequence GTCTGGATTTTCTTTTCCGGCCGCTGGGATTGGGTGGGCTACCCCCTGCGCTGGATTTGGGCGTTTCTGTTCTTGGCGGCGGCCTTCGCCTCCTGGAAAAAGGCACGCCGCCTTCCCGCCAAGACATCGCTCAGCAGGAAACAGAAATGGTCCATCGCCGTCTACGCATTCCTCGCCTTGATTTTCGGCACCTACAATCTGGGAGTGCTGACCAGTCACTGGCCGGCGGATGAGGCCCTGGAACTCTCCTTCCCCCTCCGGAGCGGGACTTATTACGTGGGTCAAGGCGGCAGCCAGGTGCAGATGAATTATCACAGCACGCATTCCGCCCAGCGGTACGCCCTGGACATTCTCCGGTTGAACCGGTTGGGCACCCGCGCCAAAGGGCTGTATCCGAAGAAGCTGACCCAATACGAGATCTTTGAAGACCCCGTGTACAGCCCCTGCACGGGAAAAGTGATCGAGGTTCGCGACGATCTCCCCGATTTGACCCCGCCGCAAAGGGACCCCGAAAACCCGGAAGGCAATCATGTCATCCTCACCTGTGACGGGGATGATGCCCGCCTCCTTCTGGCCCACCTCAAGCGGGGCAGCGTTTCCGTGAAAAACGGAGAAAAAGTGAAGGAAGGGCAGCGGATCGGCCGGGTGGGCAATTCCGGAAACACGAGCGAACCCCATCTCCACATCCACGCAGAACGCGACGGCGCGGGCGCTCCCCTTCGCTTCGGCGGCCGGTTTCCCGTCAGAAATGACTTGGT carries:
- a CDS encoding M23 family metallopeptidase is translated as MILPIVMVLIMYLLLPAALLRSLWKGSVQSRTEWYVKLLAIALFFVWIFFSGRWDWVGYPLRWIWAFLFLAAAFASWKKARRLPAKTSLSRKQKWSIAVYAFLALIFGTYNLGVLTSHWPADEALELSFPLRSGTYYVGQGGSQVQMNYHSTHSAQRYALDILRLNRLGTRAKGLYPKKLTQYEIFEDPVYSPCTGKVIEVRDDLPDLTPPQRDPENPEGNHVILTCDGDDARLLLAHLKRGSVSVKNGEKVKEGQRIGRVGNSGNTSEPHLHIHAERDGAGAPLRFGGRFPVRNDLVKN